A single genomic interval of Gossypium raimondii isolate GPD5lz chromosome 11, ASM2569854v1, whole genome shotgun sequence harbors:
- the LOC105802404 gene encoding light-regulated protein 1, chloroplastic codes for MQSAAAAAAATLSIAPPLIPNLSPSKAFSPRLGSSIGSPRRGLPIKATATTYDTSMVDYSSMLSVFPAEACETIGGDACRADIYPEVKLQPEARNNSPRTTTELMDREYLEYNDAKTVFCAEACDDLGGEFCSREYQRGVY; via the exons ATGCAgtcagcagcagcagcagcagcagcaactCTCAGCATTGCACCACCCCTTATTCCTAATCTCTCACCCTCCAAAGCCTTCTCCCCAAGGCTTGGCAGCTCCATTGGTTCCCCTCGGCGCGGCCTTCCAATCAAAGCAACCGCCACCACCTACGACACTTCCATGGTTGACTACAGCTCTATGCTCTC TGTGTTTCCAGCAGAGGCGTGTGAGACAATCGGCGGAGATGCATGCCGGGCAGACATATACCCTGAAGTAAAGCTACAACCGGAGGCCAGAAACAACTCCCCGAGGACCACAACAGAGTTGATGGACAGAGAATATCTGGAATACAATGATGCCAAAAC GGTTTTCTGTGCTGAGGCGTGCGATGATTTGGGCGGAGAATTCTGTAGCCGAGAGTATCAAAGGGGAGTGTATTAG
- the LOC105802406 gene encoding cytochrome b-c1 complex subunit Rieske-4, mitochondrial yields the protein MLRVATRRLTSCSSAWRSHQATSAIASRPFIDGSDSSDCLRSNFSSSSFSFSFASQFLLPTRGFASESLTPKSDHSVIPDVPATVAAIKNPSSKIVYDEYNHERFPPGDPSKRAFAYFVLTGGRFVYASVIRLLILKLVLSMSASKDVLALASLEVDLSSIEPGSTVTVKWRGKPVFIRRRTDEDIKLANSVDLGSLRDPQEDAARVKNPEWLIVVGVCTHLGCIPLPNAGDYGGWFCPCHGSHYDVSGRIRKGPAPYNLEVPTYTFLDESKLLIG from the exons ATGTTGAGAGTGGCAACGAGGCGGCTCACTTCTTGTTCGTCTGCGTGGAGGTCGCACCAGGCCACCTCCGCTATCGCCTCTCGTCCTTTCATCGACGGCTCCGATTCTTCTGATTGTCTCAGATCCAATTTCTCCTCCTCctcattttccttctctttcGCTTCTCAATTCCTTCTTCCCACCAGAG GTTTTGCTTCTGAGTCACTCACCCCAAAAAGTGACCACAGTGTGATTCCTGATGTTCCAGCAACAGTGGCTGCTATTAAGAACCCCAGTTCTAAAATAGTTTATGATGAATACAACCATGAACGTTTTCCTCCTGGTGACCCCAGCAAGCGGGCATTTGCCTATTTTGTCCTGACAGGTGGTAGGTTTGTTTACGCATCTGTTATCCGTCTGCTCATCCTCAAGCTTGTCCTGAGCATGTCAGCCAGTAAGGATGTTCTTGCACTGGCTTCTCTCGAGGTTGATCTCTCCAGCATTGAACCTGGCAGCACTGTAACTGTTAAGTGGCGTGGAAAGCCAGTCTTCATCAGGCGCCGAACTGATGAGGATATCAAGTTAGCAAACAGTGTTGATCTAGGGTCTCTTCGTGATCCACAGGAGGATGCAGCAAGGGTTAAGAATCCAGAGTGGTTAATTGTTGTTGGGGTTTGCACACATCTGGGTTGCATTCCCTTGCCAAATGCTGGTGATTATGGTGGATGGTTTTGCCCTTGCCATGGTTCCCATTATGATGTCTCTGGCAGGATTCGCAAGGGTCCAGCACCATACAACCTGGAAGTACCCACTTACACCTTCTTGGATGAGAGCAAACTGCTTATCGGTTAA
- the LOC105802407 gene encoding protein COFACTOR ASSEMBLY OF COMPLEX C SUBUNIT B CCB1, chloroplastic → MATKILSPHPHAIYSFTLPSKFTSTHTYHLHQPWLGRVSTPSRSQRHHLRRLSLQQTIVSSSALMDHLQHYQQNPDSMFFLAEAAGYSLSSYYTSLGLFVISVPGLWSLIKRSVKSKIVQKTFIGEGAEKKAPNQVAAEILSFFTRNNFVVTDRGETITFEGMMVPSRGQAALLTFCTCISLASVALVLTITFPDVGNNWFWITVLSPLAGAYYWKRASRKEQIKVKMLVTDDGTVNEIVVQGDDQQVDQMRKELKLSEKGMVYVKGLFER, encoded by the exons ATGGCAACAAAGATCCTATCCCCACATCCACACGCTATCTACTCCTTCACCCTCCCTTCCAAGTTCACCAGCACACACACCTACCACCTACACCAGCCATGGCTAGGTCGGGTCTCAACCCCTTCCAGATCCCAAAGACATCATCTTCGTCGGCTGTCCTTGCAGCaaaccattgtgtcttcttctGCTCTTATGGACCATCTCCAACATTACCAACAAAACCCAGATTCCATGTTTTTTCTTGCAGAGGCTGCTGGCTATTCATTGTCTAGCTACTACACTTCTCTTGGTCTCTTTGTCATCTCTGTTCCTGGCCTTTGGTCCCTCATTAAACGCTCAGTTAAATCCAAG ATAGTGCAGAAGACATTCATAGGGGAAGGAGCTGAGAAGAAGGCACCAAATCAAGTTGCTGCAGAGATTTTATCTTTCTTCACTCGCAACAATTTTGTGGTCACCGATAGGGGAGAGACTATCAC GTTCGAGGGGATGATGGTTCCCAGCCGAGGACAAGCAGCACTGTTGACATTCTGCACCTGCATCAGCCTTGCAAGCGTTGCCCTTGTGCTCACCATAACTTTTCCAGATGTTGGAAATAACTGGTTCTGGATCACTGTTCTAAGTCCATTGGC AGGAGCTTATTACTGGAAGCGGGCATCGAGAAAGGAGCAGATCAAAGTTAAAATGCTGGTTACTGATGATGGGACTGTGAATGAGATTGTTGTTCAAGGGGATGACCAGCAAGTAGATCAAATGAGAAAAGAACTCAAGCTCAGTGAAAAAGGCATGGTTTATGTAAAGGGCCTATTCGAGAGATGA
- the LOC128034842 gene encoding disease resistance protein RFL1-like, which yields MEFALNKIDKHWDNNRSLNQHMNDLKRKVMELNGVKEDINSRMKAEQQPRKKLKREVQIWLENVERINGEVQNLNERIGESITLTRGFHADDVLKRTREVEELIQQGKFQEDLVLSTTRLSGEGRKVCMEEIWKCLMDDEVGKIGVWGMGGVGKTSIMKLINNQRLQEREKFDIVIWITASKEMSIAKLQMAIASQIKVTFCGDNVKQEGHGCCLKHCLGRVDLW from the exons ATGGAATTTGCTCTGAATAAGATTGATAAACACTGGGACAATAACAGAAGCCTTAATCAGCATATGAATGACCTGAAAAGGAAAGTAATGGAATTGAATGGTGTGAAGGAAGATATAAATTCTAGAATGAAAGCAGAGCAGCAGCCAAGAAAGAAACTCAAGAGGGAGGTCCAGATATGGTTAGAAAACGTTGAAAGAATCAATGGCGAAGTTCAAAACCTTAATGAACGAATTGGTGAAAGCATTACTCTTACACGTGGATTTCATGCAGACGATGTGTTAAAGAGGACAAGAGAAGTTGAGGAACTTATTCAGCAAGGCAAATTTCAAGAAGATTTG GTTTTGTCGACAACAAGATTATCAGGTGAAGGTAGAAAGGTCTGTATGGAAGAGATTTGGAAGTGCTTGATGGATGATGAGGTTGGAAAGATTGGAGTTTGGGGGATGGGTGGTGTGGGGAAAACAAGCATCATGAAACTTATAAACAATCAACGCTTACAAGAGAGGGAGAAGTTCGATATTGTGATTTGGATCACTGCATCCAAGGAGATGAGTATTGCTAAGCTACAGATGGCCATTGCAAGTCAAATTAAAGTAACTTTTTGTGGTGACAATGTGAAACAAGAAGGGCACGGATGCTGTTTGAAACATTGTCTCGGAAGAGTAGATTTGTGGTGA